The proteins below are encoded in one region of Thermococcus sp. 21S7:
- a CDS encoding FAD-binding oxidoreductase, producing the protein MPSKELPERSEIVIIGGGIVGVTLAHELAKRGEEVTVIEKRFIGSGSTFRCGTGIRQQFNDEANVQVMKRSVELWKRYSEEYGFSFEQTGYLFLLYDDDEVEEFKRNIAIQNRFGVPTRLITPEEAREIVPLLDISEVIAASWNPTDGKADPFYATAAFALNAERFGAKLVEYTEVKDFIIENGEIKGLKTSRGVINTGIVVNATNAWAKLINAMAGIKTHIPIEPYKHQAVITQPIRKGAIKPMVISFKYGHAYLTQTAHGGIVGGVGYELGPTYDLNPTYEFMREVSYYFTKIVPALRELLILRTWAGYYAKTPDSNPAIGRIKELGDYYIAAGFSGHGFMMAPAVAEMVADLITKDRTDLPVDWYDPYRFERGELRGEALQMG; encoded by the coding sequence ATGCCGAGTAAAGAGCTCCCAGAGAGGAGCGAGATAGTTATCATCGGCGGGGGGATCGTCGGCGTAACCCTCGCCCACGAGCTTGCCAAGCGCGGTGAGGAGGTCACGGTAATAGAGAAGCGTTTCATCGGTTCCGGCTCGACCTTCCGCTGTGGAACGGGAATAAGGCAGCAGTTCAACGACGAAGCCAATGTCCAGGTCATGAAGCGCTCCGTCGAGCTGTGGAAGCGCTATAGCGAGGAGTACGGCTTCTCCTTCGAGCAGACCGGCTACCTCTTCCTGCTCTACGACGACGATGAGGTTGAGGAGTTCAAGCGCAACATCGCGATACAGAACCGCTTCGGCGTCCCCACGAGGCTCATAACGCCGGAGGAGGCCAGGGAGATAGTCCCGCTCCTCGACATCAGCGAGGTTATAGCGGCATCATGGAACCCCACCGACGGAAAGGCCGACCCGTTCTACGCAACAGCGGCCTTCGCCCTCAACGCCGAGCGCTTTGGGGCGAAACTCGTTGAGTACACCGAGGTCAAGGACTTCATAATCGAGAACGGCGAGATTAAGGGGCTGAAGACGAGCAGGGGAGTTATAAACACCGGCATCGTCGTGAACGCCACCAACGCCTGGGCCAAGCTCATCAACGCGATGGCCGGGATAAAGACCCACATTCCGATAGAGCCCTACAAGCACCAGGCGGTCATTACACAGCCCATCAGGAAAGGGGCCATCAAGCCGATGGTCATCTCCTTCAAGTACGGCCACGCATACCTCACCCAGACGGCCCACGGCGGCATCGTCGGCGGAGTTGGCTATGAGCTCGGCCCGACCTACGACCTGAACCCGACCTACGAGTTCATGCGCGAGGTGAGCTACTACTTCACCAAGATAGTTCCCGCCCTGAGGGAGCTCCTCATACTGAGGACCTGGGCCGGCTACTACGCGAAGACACCGGACAGCAACCCGGCGATAGGAAGAATCAAGGAGCTGGGCGACTACTACATAGCGGCGGGCTTCAGCGGGCACGGCTTCATGATGGCGCCGGCGGTGGCTGAGATGGTCGCCGACCTCATCACCAAGGACAGAACCGACCTCCCCGTGGACTGGTACGACCCGTACCGCTTCGAGCGCGGAGAACTTCGCGGAGAGGCGCTCCAGATGGGCTGA